CTCCACACGGGACGGGCGCCAGACGCCATCGCCGGCGCGCCGCCGCCTGCACCGCCCAGGTCGCCGTGACGAAGACCAGCCACAGCTCGAGGGCGTTCGCGAACAGAGGGCCCAGGTTCCGGTAGAGCGGGAGTAACCGCAGAAGGGGCGGATTTCCCCCGGCGAACCGTCCCTGGGGGATGGTCAGGATCTCGAACTCCTCGGTCACCAGCACGAGACCGAGGAGGAGCGCGAACCCATAGGCCGGCCGCCACCAGGTGAGGGCGACCACGGCCGGGAGCACGACGACGGCGTAGGCGACGGGCGTACCCGCCCCCAGCGTGAGCCCGGCGATCAGCACGAGAGCCGTCAGCCCGATCAGCAGGCATTCTGGAGGACTCAGGCGTGCGCGGCGGAGAGCGAGCCGAAGACGCCCCATGATCTTCGCCGCCGGCGGCGGCGACCACGAGCCCCGCCCGCGGCCGACTCGCCAGAATCGGCTCGCCACGGTCCGAGCATCGTGACGCCGCGGGGGCCGCGGCCCCCCGGATCGCGTGTCGGTGAGGACACCGCGGCGTCCGGGAAGGCGACGAAGAGCCCCGCTGCTCCACCGGGCGCCGGCCCTCGCCGCTCGGCCGGCCGCCCTCCGCCCGGTCAGCCAAGTCTCGGGAGCGCCGAGGCGTGCGCGGCGGAGAGCGAGCCGAAGCCGTCCGATGATCGTGGCCGCCCGCGGCGGCAACCACGAGCCCCGCCCGCGGCCGACCCGCCAGAATCGGCTCACGCCAATCCGTGCATCACGAAGAACGCCGCTGCCCCACCGGGCGGCGGCGATCCCCACTCGGCCGACGGCCGCGCGCGCGATCGGCCAACCCTCCGAACGACCGAGGCGTGCGCGGTGGAGGGCGCGCCGCCGAAAGCGCTCGATGACCTCCGCCAGCCGCGGCGGATACCGGAGGTACGCGGGCGCCCACAGCCGCACGGCACGCCCGGTGACCCGGAGCTGCTCGATGACGTCCGCCCGCCGCGGCGCGGACCGCAGCCACTCGGAAGCCCGACGCCCCACGGCGCGCCCGGTGGCCCCGAGGCGCGCGATGACCATCGCCAACTGCGGTGGCCACCGCAGGTACGCGGGAGCCCGCAGCCATGCGGCGCGCCCGACGGCCCCGAGCCGCGCGCTGACGTCCGCTGGACGCGGCGCAGACCGCAGCCACTCGGAAGCCCGACGCCACGCGGCGCGCCCGGCCGCCCCGAGGCGCGCGATGACGTCCGTCAGCCGCGGCAGATCCCGCAGCCACGCCGCGGCCCGCAGCCGCACGGCACGCCCGGCGAATCTGAGCCGCGCGCTGACGTCCGCCGGACGCGGCGCGCCCCGTAGCCACCCGGAAGCCCGAAGCCGCGCGGCGCGCCCCGCCGCCTCGACAGGCGCGATGACGTCCGTCAGCCGCGCCAGATCCCGCAGCCACGCCGCAGCACGAAATCGCGCGGCACGCCCGGTGACCCGGAGCTGCTCGATGACTTCCGCCAGCGGCGGCGGACACCGCGGGGGCCGAAGGCCGCCGACCCGCCAGAATCGGCTCACCACGGACCGAGCATCGCGACGACGCGGACCCCGCGGCTCCCCAGATCGCGTATCAGCATGAACAACGTGGCGTACTGGAAGGCAACGAAGAACAAGGCCGCCGCGACCGGCCCCGGCCATCGCCGCTCGGCCGTCTCGAGAGCCGCGAACAGCCTCCCGACCGGCTCCGAGGCCCAGCGGACCGCCCCGATCGCCACGACCCCGAGAAGGGCGCCGGCTATGAGGTCGATCGGGTAGTGCAGCGCGAGGTATGACCGGATGACGGAGATGAGGACGAACCAGGCCCAGCCGATTGCGCCGATGCGGGCGTCGATCCGCCAGACGGCGTAGGCGAGGGGCAAGATGAAGGCGACGTGGTCACTCGGGAAGGAGTGGTACGAAAGGTCCATCAGCCGCTGGAACTCCGACGGGAAGAGCCCCTGGAGAACCGGATCCCAGATCGGCCGGGTGCTGGCAAACCCGTTCTGGATCAGTCGACAGACAAGCACGGCGATCGCGGCGGCGAGACCGCCGGCGAAGATCTCGCGCCGGACCGCGGCCCGCGCCGCCGCGCCGTACCAGAACCCCATGAGAACGAGAACGTAGGGTGTGGCCTCGAAGAGATCGTTGTTGGCTAGCGTCTCCGCCGTTCGATCCAGGATCGGCCACCGACCGGCGAACGAAGCCAGCCACGCGAGGAACGACAGCTCGAACTCGAAATGCTGCATGGGCCCCGACCCTCGCCGCAAGGCCGGGGCAAGCGGTCAAGGCCGACGACGAGCGGAACCCCGGCCGACCACCGTCCCATCCAGTGCGATTCCGTCGTCAGCGGACCCGTCGGGTCCGCCACCCGGCGCAGTGCAAAGCGAGTACCGGCCGAACGGGCAGGGGGCGCCGCAACCGGGAAGTTGATGTGATCCCGGCGCGACCACGGCATCCCGGACGACGCGATCAGGAGCTCGCCGCGCGTGCTTCAGCGGCGCTCGGCGGCGAAGAGCGTCTCGCCCCAATTTCCCCCTCCCCCACCGGGGGAGAGGGTCGGGTGAGGGGGAAACCAATGTCGCCGATGACCCTGACCACGTCGCGCCATGTGCCGATCAGGGCGGGGTTTCCACGGCACGAAAGATGCCTCGGTATCGGCCTTGCACTTCACCGGCTCCCCGAGGCCCTCGTGAACGAAGTATTCCTCGCG
This genomic interval from Candidatus Methylomirabilota bacterium contains the following:
- a CDS encoding phosphatase PAP2 family protein: MQHFEFELSFLAWLASFAGRWPILDRTAETLANNDLFEATPYVLVLMGFWYGAAARAAVRREIFAGGLAAAIAVLVCRLIQNGFASTRPIWDPVLQGLFPSEFQRLMDLSYHSFPSDHVAFILPLAYAVWRIDARIGAIGWAWFVLISVIRSYLALHYPIDLIAGALLGVVAIGAVRWASEPVGRLFAALETAERRWPGPVAAALFFVAFQYATLFMLIRDLGSRGVRVVAMLGPW